In Anabas testudineus chromosome 12, fAnaTes1.2, whole genome shotgun sequence, one genomic interval encodes:
- the nkx6.1 gene encoding homeobox protein Nkx-6.1, with protein MLAVGPMDGSRQSAFLLSTPPLAALHSMTEMKTPLYPAYPLSSTGPNSSTSPATTSPNPGGMAVSSPGIKSSTGLSSGLGSPQQCSSATPHGINDILNRPSASGATAAVAAAAASSSAGILSGLPRFSSLSPPPPPGLYFSPSAAAVAVARYPKPLADLPGRTPIFWPGVMQNPHWRDARFACSPHQNSVLLDKDGKRKHTRPTFSGQQIFALEKTFEQTKYLAGPERARLAYSLGMTESQVKVWFQNRRTKWRKKHAAEMASAKKKQDSETERLKGTSDNEDDDDDYNKPLDPNSDDEKITQLLKKHKPGSALILHTSENDSS; from the exons ATGTTAGCGGTGGGTCCGATGGACGGGTCCCGACAGAGCGCCTTCCTCCTCAGCACCCCCCCTTTGGCAGCTCTGCACAGCATGACCGAGATGAAGACCCCCCTGTACCCGGCCTACCCGCTCTCCTCCACCGGCCCCAACTCCTCTACCTCGCCGGCCACCACCTCTCCCAACCCGGGGGGCATGGCGGTGTCCTCCCCGGGGATCAAGAGCTCCACCGGGCTGTCGTCGGGGCTCGGCTCCCCGCAGCAGTGCTCCTCCGCCACCCCCCACGGAATTAACGACATCCTCAACCGGCCCTCCGCCTCCGGCGCCACGGCCGCCGTggccgccgccgccgcctcGTCCTCGGCGGGGATTCTGTCCGGGCTGCCCCGGTTCAGCAGCCTCAGCCCCCCGCCGCCTCCCGGACTCTACTTCAGCCCGAGCGCCGCGGCGGTGGCGGTGGCCCGGTACCCGAAGCCCCTGGCGGACCTGCCGGGCAGGACGCCGATCTTCTGGCCGGGAGTGATGCAGAACCCGCACTGGAGAGACGCCAGGTTCGCGTGTTCGCCCC ATCAGAACTCGGTGCTGCTGGACAAGGACGGGAAGAGGAAACACACCCGACCCACGTTCTCAGGACAACAGATCTTTGCTCTGGAAAAGACTTTTGAACAGACCAAATATCTGGCGGGACCGGAGAGAGCGCGGCTGGCCTACTCCCTGGGAATGACCGAGAGCCAGGTCAAG GTGTGGTTCCAGAACCGGAGGACCAAGTGGAGGAAGAAGCACGCTGCGGAGATGGCCTCTGCCAAGAAGAAGCAGGACTCGGAGACGGAGCGGCTCAAGGGGACCTCGGACAACgaggacgacgacgacgacTACAACAAACCCCTGGACCCGAACTCGGACGACGAGAAGATCACGCAGCtgttgaagaaacacaaaccgGGCTCGGCTCTGATCCTGCACACGTCAGAAAACGACAGCTCGTAA